The genomic segment CGGTCATATTACGGACACAAGCCCCCATTATCTTTGGGGTGTAGCCGAGACGGGCAAGCCCGAAAGCAAGGCTTACAACAATTTACAGATCTTCAAGGAGGAATTTTACAATGAAAAAGAAAATGGCAATGGCAGTAATGGCTCTGGCAGTATCCGCAATGGCAGGCTCCGCGTTTGCGGCAAGTGACACAACGAAAACATCGGGTACCGCTGTACCCCTTCAGGTGGTAAACTTCGATGATGCTCAAACGATGGCGAAACCGATTATCAATCTGGTAGATTTGGCAAAGGAAAAGGGCATCTCCGTAGAAGAATTGATCGAACAGATGAAAAAAGAAGGGAAATTCACAGAAGCTACTACCGTTTCCTTCAAAATCGATGATAATGGCAAAATGTCCGTCTTCATGCAAGAGGCAACCAGCCTGGAACAATTGGCAAAAGAGAAAGGAATCAGCGTAGAAGAACTGATCAAGCAGCTTGAAAAAGAAGGCAAGATCACAAAAGCTCAGCAAATCTCAGTACCTGCCATCAAAAAATAGGCTCACCATTCAAGCATACACAAAACCTCTGACGGGAAACTGCCAGAGGTTTTGCTATACACTTCGCCATTTAACGGACACATAACTCCATTATGCTAAACAACTGAATCGAAAAAACGTTATTACAAATGATGTCAGCTGAAATCATGTCTATCATTGCTATGATAAGTACAAATTGACTCGAGATAGATAGGAAGTGTTTCTTCGTGAAACGAATTCTGCTCATTGAGGATGAAATGCCGATTGCTCGGCTTGTCCAGGTCTACCTGGAACGGGCAGGCTACGAGGTACAGTGGAACGAGGGAGATCACGAGGCAATCACGACTTTTCTCTCCTGGAAGCCCGAACTTGTCCTGCTAGACTTGATGCTGCCTGATCATGACGGCTTGGACATACTCAATCAGATTCGCCAATACGGCAGTTGTCCCGTCATCATTATCACTGCACGCGGTACCGTGCCAGACAAGCTTCAAGGGCTTGCGCAAGGTGCAGATGACTACATTGCCAAGCCATTTGATCCAGAAGAAGTGCTCGCTCGTGTCCAAGCCGTGCTCCGCCGTTCCTCTTATCTCACGGAAGCGGATACGATCAGACTCGGCACGCTTTCGATAGATGTTACGGC from the Brevibacillus brevis genome contains:
- a CDS encoding response regulator transcription factor; the protein is MKRILLIEDEMPIARLVQVYLERAGYEVQWNEGDHEAITTFLSWKPELVLLDLMLPDHDGLDILNQIRQYGSCPVIIITARGTVPDKLQGLAQGADDYIAKPFDPEEVLARVQAVLRRSSYLTEADTIRLGTLSIDVTAQNALIGKTPLSLMPRDWQLLVFLARHPNQRFSRDQLLDQVWGMDFEGGDRSVDTAVKRLRKSLRPWPTSEGEISTIRGLGYSLRVY